A genomic window from Haladaptatus caseinilyticus includes:
- a CDS encoding ABC transporter ATP-binding protein codes for MTPAIETDGLTKRFDGTAVVSNLRLTVPEGAVYGFLGPNGAGKTTTMRMLTTLIRPTSGTARVAGQSIDDRDAVVSRIGFLPEEPPLYDELTAREQLQYVAGLRDVDADARIDTLLDRFDLAADADERVSTYSKGMKQKTALIQAILHEPELVFLDEPTSGLDPRAARTVRELISELTDDGMTVFLSTHILPVVEELADTVGVLYDGTLVAEDSPERLTHRAEEEQSLEDVFLDVTSEERPMVSQ; via the coding sequence ATGACGCCAGCGATCGAAACCGACGGACTGACGAAACGATTCGACGGAACGGCAGTCGTTTCGAACCTCCGACTTACCGTTCCCGAAGGTGCCGTTTACGGCTTCCTCGGGCCGAATGGCGCAGGAAAGACGACAACGATGCGAATGCTGACCACGTTGATTCGGCCGACGAGTGGCACCGCCCGAGTCGCCGGGCAGTCCATCGACGACCGCGACGCGGTCGTCTCCCGTATCGGATTTCTTCCGGAAGAACCGCCGCTGTACGACGAACTCACTGCTCGTGAACAGCTACAGTACGTCGCGGGACTCCGTGACGTGGACGCCGACGCACGAATCGACACTCTACTCGACCGGTTCGACCTCGCTGCGGACGCCGACGAGCGTGTCAGCACTTACTCGAAAGGAATGAAACAGAAGACGGCGTTGATTCAGGCCATCCTCCACGAACCCGAACTGGTCTTTCTGGACGAACCGACCTCGGGTCTCGACCCTCGGGCCGCCCGGACCGTCCGCGAACTCATCTCCGAACTCACCGACGACGGAATGACCGTCTTCCTCTCGACACACATCCTCCCCGTGGTCGAAGAACTCGCGGATACCGTCGGCGTGCTCTACGACGGAACGCTCGTCGCCGAGGATTCTCCCGAACGACTCACCCACCGCGCGGAAGAAGAACAGTCGCTCGAAGACGTGTTCCTCGACGTGACGAGCGAGGAACGACCGATGGTGTCCCAATGA
- a CDS encoding replication factor C small subunit, which yields MSEADEETVPGRGTIWVEKYRPQTLDEVAGHDDITARLQSYIEKNDLPNLLFSGQAGIGKTTSAVAIAKELYGDSWQTHFLELNASDERGIDVVRDQIKNFARHDPGAVDFQIIFLDEADSLTNDAQAALRRTMEQFSDKTRFIMSCNYSSKIIDPIQSRCAVFRFGPIPDEAVAERIRYIADEEGIETTADGIDALVYAADGDMRKAINALQAAAVMGETVDEESVFVITSTARPEDIKEMVKDALAGDFTRARSKLDELVTERGMAGGDIIDQLHRSVWEFGLDDADAVRVLERVGEADFRITEGANERVQLEAMLASLALN from the coding sequence ATGAGCGAGGCCGACGAGGAAACCGTTCCCGGGCGCGGCACTATCTGGGTCGAAAAGTACCGGCCACAGACCTTGGACGAGGTCGCGGGGCACGACGATATCACGGCGCGGTTGCAAAGCTACATCGAAAAAAACGACCTGCCGAACCTGTTGTTTTCGGGGCAGGCCGGTATCGGGAAGACGACCAGCGCGGTCGCCATCGCCAAGGAACTGTACGGCGATAGCTGGCAGACGCACTTCCTCGAACTGAACGCCTCCGACGAACGCGGTATCGACGTGGTGCGCGACCAAATCAAGAACTTCGCCCGCCACGACCCCGGCGCAGTGGATTTCCAAATTATCTTTCTGGACGAGGCGGACTCCCTGACGAACGACGCGCAGGCCGCCCTCCGTCGGACGATGGAGCAGTTCTCCGACAAAACACGCTTTATCATGTCGTGTAACTACTCCTCGAAAATCATCGACCCCATTCAGTCCCGGTGTGCGGTGTTCCGGTTCGGTCCGATTCCGGACGAGGCAGTCGCGGAGCGAATCCGCTACATCGCCGACGAAGAGGGTATCGAGACGACCGCGGACGGTATCGACGCGCTCGTGTACGCCGCGGACGGCGACATGCGAAAAGCCATCAACGCCCTCCAAGCCGCCGCGGTTATGGGCGAAACGGTGGACGAGGAGAGCGTCTTCGTCATCACCAGCACGGCCCGTCCCGAAGACATCAAGGAGATGGTGAAGGACGCCCTCGCCGGGGACTTCACCCGTGCGCGTTCGAAACTGGACGAACTGGTCACCGAACGTGGAATGGCTGGCGGTGACATCATCGACCAACTCCATCGTTCCGTCTGGGAGTTCGGCTTGGACGACGCCGACGCGGTTCGCGTCCTCGAACGAGTCGGTGAGGCAGACTTCCGGATCACTGAGGGTGCGAACGAACGCGTGCAACTCGAAGCGATGCTGGCCTCGTTAGCGCTGAACTGA
- a CDS encoding bactofilin family protein, whose amino-acid sequence MRAKTTLIVVVLLLATFPATATAEQTRTGGIVVIERGETVNGDLTATAGSVVVRGTINGDLTAFAGNVLVARTGTVGGNVSALAGNVRIEGAIGGNVETGGGNFVLARTGTIRGMLEGGAGYSLLAGTVGGDVQITSETLEVAGTASIGGNLVYDAETFERVPGASIEGTVRQDESMANVGPAPVPRVPNWIGTLYGFFVNLLLGAVLLAVFPTFSDGVAERARSTPLLSAGVGLLLLILVPIVLVVFAITIIGIPISILGAFLFVILLWVGTVYGSFTLGVWLLSLADEANRWLALLVGLLVVALVNQIPILGGLIQFVVLLLGLGALAMAVRARYRGRRITPEYAETVETGADDEPSTT is encoded by the coding sequence ATGCGCGCTAAAACGACACTCATCGTGGTCGTCTTGCTCCTCGCCACCTTCCCCGCGACGGCGACGGCGGAACAAACGAGAACAGGTGGCATCGTGGTTATCGAACGGGGTGAGACGGTCAACGGCGACCTTACCGCAACCGCCGGGAGTGTCGTGGTCCGCGGAACGATAAACGGCGACCTAACCGCGTTCGCCGGGAACGTCCTCGTCGCCCGAACCGGCACGGTGGGCGGAAACGTGTCTGCCCTCGCCGGAAACGTCCGCATCGAAGGGGCCATCGGCGGAAACGTCGAAACCGGCGGCGGGAATTTCGTCCTCGCACGGACTGGCACGATTAGGGGAATGCTCGAAGGAGGTGCGGGTTACAGTTTACTGGCGGGAACCGTCGGGGGGGATGTCCAAATCACCAGCGAAACGCTAGAAGTCGCCGGGACGGCTAGTATCGGCGGAAATCTCGTGTACGACGCGGAAACGTTCGAGCGTGTGCCGGGCGCGAGCATCGAGGGAACGGTTCGACAGGACGAATCCATGGCCAACGTCGGCCCGGCACCTGTCCCGCGCGTGCCGAACTGGATCGGGACGCTGTACGGCTTTTTCGTGAACCTCCTCTTGGGTGCCGTCCTGCTGGCGGTGTTCCCGACCTTTTCCGATGGCGTTGCGGAGCGAGCGCGAAGCACCCCCCTGCTTTCGGCAGGTGTCGGTCTCCTCTTGCTCATTCTGGTGCCGATCGTGCTCGTCGTTTTCGCCATTACCATCATCGGAATCCCCATCTCGATTCTCGGAGCGTTCCTGTTCGTTATCCTCCTCTGGGTCGGAACGGTATACGGTTCGTTCACGCTTGGCGTCTGGCTGTTGTCGTTAGCCGACGAGGCGAACCGCTGGCTCGCACTCCTCGTCGGTCTCCTCGTCGTCGCGCTAGTGAACCAAATCCCGATTCTCGGCGGACTCATCCAGTTCGTCGTTCTCCTGCTCGGTCTCGGTGCACTCGCGATGGCGGTGCGTGCACGCTATCGAGGCCGACGAATCACGCCCGAGTATGCGGAAACGGTCGAGACAGGTGCAGACGACGAACCATCCACCACGTAA
- the samp2 gene encoding ubiquitin-like small modifier protein SAMP2 — protein MNVTVEVVGEDTHEFDVDDETYADLLSEVGLSPHEVSVMVDGRPVPEDQPVEAAHVKVLRLIKGG, from the coding sequence ATGAACGTGACCGTCGAGGTTGTCGGCGAGGACACCCACGAGTTCGACGTGGACGACGAAACCTACGCCGACTTGCTGTCCGAAGTCGGCCTGAGCCCGCACGAGGTGTCGGTGATGGTCGATGGGCGGCCCGTGCCGGAAGACCAACCCGTCGAGGCAGCGCACGTGAAAGTTCTCCGGCTCATCAAGGGCGGATGA
- a CDS encoding GNAT family N-acetyltransferase, producing MTVRPATADEHCSVMRIVDGAMLETDAGEVRERIENGDVLVAEDDGRILGAAVLEPCDANMHIEAIAVRRARRARGIGSALVGTARERYGGLTAEFDPNVRPFYESLGFDIEPAEEGSDDRFWGTLEREY from the coding sequence ATGACCGTCCGCCCAGCAACCGCCGACGAGCACTGTTCCGTCATGCGAATCGTGGACGGGGCGATGCTGGAAACCGACGCGGGAGAAGTCCGCGAGCGAATCGAAAACGGGGACGTCCTCGTCGCCGAAGACGACGGCAGGATCCTCGGTGCGGCGGTGCTGGAACCGTGCGACGCCAACATGCACATCGAGGCAATCGCAGTCCGACGCGCTCGGCGAGCACGGGGAATCGGAAGCGCATTGGTCGGAACGGCGCGGGAACGCTACGGCGGACTGACTGCCGAGTTCGACCCGAACGTTCGACCGTTTTACGAATCGCTGGGATTCGACATCGAACCGGCCGAGGAAGGGAGCGATGATCGTTTTTGGGGAACCCTCGAACGTGAATACTGA
- a CDS encoding phosphoglucomutase/phosphomannomutase family protein, producing METPISFGTDGWRATLDEFTSPRVQIVGQAVADYLREVEDQAGETVAVSYDARETSRGFAEDLCRVLAANGFDVLIPERDTPTPILAWTLTDRDLAGGLMITASHNPPEYNGVKFIPADGAPALPEVTDEIMSRLAEPDPLPEDEHGTVHEEDFVAPYEEHVFDLVETDLSDLSVVYDAMYGSGRGITDKLLEDAGASVERLHCEQDAEFGGTSPEPNPDHLQELVSTVEDGDANLGIANDGDADRLAIVTPERGYLEENLFFAALYDYLLETDSGPAIRTVSTTFLIDRIAEAHGEEVHETPVGFKWVAQAMDEYDALVGGEESGGFTIRGHVREKDGVLMALFAAAIAEERPFDDRVDDLLAEFGEIHQNKISLNCPDSEKQRVLSDLEAELPEEVAGTAVEDVVTKDGFKILLGDGSWLLVRPSGTEPKMRVYAEGDSEKRVSELLAAGKKLVEPLI from the coding sequence ATGGAGACGCCGATTTCGTTCGGAACAGACGGCTGGCGGGCGACGCTTGACGAGTTCACCTCGCCGCGCGTACAGATCGTCGGACAAGCGGTTGCCGACTACCTCCGCGAGGTCGAAGACCAAGCGGGTGAAACCGTCGCGGTTAGCTACGATGCCCGGGAAACGTCGCGCGGGTTCGCCGAAGACCTCTGCCGAGTCCTCGCGGCAAACGGCTTCGACGTGCTCATCCCCGAGCGAGACACGCCGACCCCGATTCTCGCGTGGACCCTTACGGACCGCGACCTCGCGGGTGGATTGATGATCACTGCGAGCCACAACCCACCGGAGTACAACGGCGTAAAATTCATTCCGGCGGACGGCGCACCCGCCCTCCCCGAAGTGACCGACGAAATCATGTCCCGACTCGCGGAACCGGACCCACTTCCGGAGGACGAACACGGAACCGTCCACGAGGAGGATTTCGTCGCACCCTACGAAGAGCACGTCTTCGACCTCGTTGAGACCGACCTGTCCGACCTTTCGGTCGTCTACGATGCCATGTACGGCAGCGGTCGTGGCATCACCGACAAACTCCTCGAAGATGCAGGCGCAAGCGTCGAACGGCTTCATTGCGAACAGGATGCCGAGTTCGGCGGAACGTCGCCGGAACCGAACCCGGACCATCTTCAGGAACTCGTCTCGACGGTCGAGGACGGCGACGCGAACCTCGGAATCGCTAACGACGGGGACGCCGACAGACTCGCCATCGTGACGCCGGAACGCGGTTATCTGGAGGAAAACCTCTTTTTCGCGGCGCTGTACGACTATCTCCTCGAAACGGACTCGGGTCCGGCGATTCGAACCGTCTCGACGACCTTCCTCATCGACCGCATCGCAGAGGCCCACGGCGAGGAAGTTCACGAAACCCCCGTCGGATTCAAATGGGTCGCACAGGCGATGGATGAGTACGACGCCCTCGTTGGCGGCGAGGAGAGCGGTGGCTTCACGATTCGTGGTCACGTTCGCGAAAAAGACGGTGTTTTGATGGCCTTGTTCGCCGCCGCAATCGCTGAAGAACGCCCCTTCGACGACCGTGTCGATGATCTCCTCGCCGAATTCGGCGAGATTCATCAGAACAAAATCAGCCTCAACTGTCCAGACAGCGAGAAACAGCGCGTCCTTTCGGACCTCGAAGCCGAACTCCCCGAGGAAGTCGCTGGCACGGCCGTCGAAGACGTCGTCACGAAGGATGGATTCAAAATTCTGCTCGGCGACGGGTCATGGTTGCTCGTTCGACCGAGCGGTACCGAACCCAAAATGCGTGTCTACGCCGAAGGTGACAGCGAAAAACGCGTCAGTGAACTGCTCGCTGCGGGGAAGAAGCTGGTCGAACCGCTGATTTAA
- a CDS encoding NADPH-dependent FMN reductase yields the protein MQATPKVVAVCGSMRDGSHTRTALKHVLDAAEEAGAETELIDVRKYDLPIFDPDEEEPEDAVEIKRIIREADSVILGSPVYHGSYTSAFRNVHDYCSFDEFEDTTVGLLAVAGGGSYASTLDHMRITVRGVHGWVLPHQVGIRNAYEQFEDGEFVDGDLEERTRKLGKQAAKYAFITPDVTSAEADEEEATADD from the coding sequence ATGCAAGCAACACCGAAAGTCGTCGCAGTCTGCGGAAGCATGCGCGATGGAAGTCACACGCGAACTGCTTTGAAACACGTACTAGACGCCGCAGAGGAAGCAGGCGCCGAAACCGAACTCATCGACGTTCGGAAGTACGACCTCCCTATCTTCGACCCGGATGAGGAAGAACCGGAAGACGCAGTCGAAATCAAACGCATCATTCGTGAGGCCGACTCGGTCATTCTCGGCAGCCCCGTCTATCACGGGTCGTACACCTCGGCGTTTCGGAACGTCCACGACTACTGTAGTTTCGACGAGTTCGAGGACACGACGGTTGGCCTCCTCGCAGTGGCCGGTGGCGGGTCGTACGCGAGCACGTTAGATCACATGCGAATCACTGTACGCGGGGTTCACGGCTGGGTACTCCCCCATCAAGTCGGCATTCGAAACGCCTACGAGCAGTTCGAAGACGGTGAGTTCGTGGACGGGGATCTGGAGGAGCGAACCCGAAAGCTCGGAAAACAGGCCGCAAAATACGCGTTCATCACGCCGGATGTGACGTCGGCGGAAGCCGACGAAGAGGAGGCGACTGCGGACGACTGA
- a CDS encoding GIY-YIG nuclease family protein has product MTNHWVYVVECCDGTFYTGYTTDVSRRVAEHNAGDGAKYTRGRTPVELVHSERFDSKSTALSREYEIKQFSRMRKERLIDR; this is encoded by the coding sequence GTGACAAACCACTGGGTTTACGTTGTCGAATGCTGTGACGGAACTTTTTACACCGGGTATACGACTGACGTGTCGCGCCGCGTCGCCGAACACAACGCTGGCGACGGTGCGAAGTACACCCGTGGCAGAACGCCCGTCGAACTCGTTCACTCCGAACGGTTCGATTCGAAATCGACCGCTCTGTCCCGCGAATACGAAATCAAACAGTTCAGTCGCATGCGAAAAGAACGGCTTATTGATCGGTAG
- a CDS encoding DUF7563 family protein — protein sequence MPNCDHCNAHVSERFARVFADEHGNIRACPACSANAGIAEVARQRAQKV from the coding sequence ATGCCAAACTGCGACCATTGCAACGCGCACGTCTCCGAACGATTTGCGCGCGTCTTCGCTGACGAGCACGGAAACATCCGTGCATGTCCTGCCTGCTCGGCCAATGCCGGAATCGCCGAAGTGGCGCGACAGCGTGCGCAAAAAGTATAG
- a CDS encoding DUF1684 domain-containing protein has product MTEAPDLDEISEDEWREELQNTRQEKDDFFDEHPQSPIPPEKRDDFDGLSYFDPTPKYQVTATVEVHDDPDPIDLEMTAANPQRYLRTMTLRFSVNNEEQSLAVYQQEGQASLFVPFRDKTTGQQSYENGRYLELHPDRELTDGDEITLDFNLAYSPFCAFSEAFACPLPPEENWLDVAIRAGERTLDE; this is encoded by the coding sequence ATGACCGAGGCACCCGACCTGGACGAAATCAGTGAAGACGAGTGGCGTGAAGAACTTCAGAACACCCGGCAGGAAAAAGACGACTTCTTCGACGAACATCCACAATCACCGATTCCACCGGAAAAACGCGACGACTTCGACGGCTTGTCGTATTTCGACCCGACCCCGAAGTATCAAGTAACGGCGACGGTCGAAGTCCACGACGACCCGGACCCCATCGATCTCGAAATGACTGCCGCAAACCCACAGCGATATTTGCGGACGATGACGCTTCGTTTCTCGGTGAATAACGAGGAGCAGTCGCTCGCAGTGTACCAACAAGAGGGCCAAGCGTCCCTGTTCGTTCCCTTCCGCGACAAGACAACCGGCCAGCAGAGCTACGAAAACGGGCGCTATCTCGAACTACATCCCGACCGCGAATTGACCGACGGCGACGAAATCACGCTGGATTTCAACCTCGCCTACTCGCCGTTCTGTGCCTTTAGCGAGGCGTTTGCGTGTCCCCTCCCTCCTGAAGAAAACTGGCTCGATGTCGCGATCCGCGCCGGTGAGCGGACCTTGGACGAATAA
- a CDS encoding ATP-dependent DNA helicase, producing MMADWRTIFGHDEPYEEQENGIETAIDTARDDGFSVIEGACGTGKTMLALTAGLHLVRDPDSRYERVFVLTSVKQQLRQFETDLKTINSNLPNDWNPISALTLVGKADVCPYNRENAGGIDDSTVYDRCEGLRERTRDITGESGATTAQNLASQARSQQMGLADSGSQSGGATYLETAGEPSPYPREMPEYSDVEYCPFYAQFLEDMPEDGDPIEAVPFDFDSMGLIEPDDLVAQSVQWGTCPHSMMGALLNHVEVVVGNYYHAFDQVTTATFTGALVDESTFLVCDEAHMLEPRVRDLVSQSVGDKTLRDAESELTRVIQPVKFDDRDSKHTTADAGLVRSELEDAGITLRELETTRDFIRDLRDELDRRVTEHLEREHRGWKANLTDLQDAEIPLRDPTVPQPDEISKWAETEGYDDGTWARAEKVGAVVAKILNEAEEEDRERNALPAGRALGEWYRNDHEEYFREIVLERTWNDREPDDSWRRAYNAQLAMQNCVPSDAIGEQLGEFGGGILMSATLEPLEIFQEVSGLVHLENDGRPVVERTYGLNFPESNRESFAVDAPKFTYNNRGAPGDETRERQVYADAIRDVARSPGNVLVGMPNYAEATWAAEHLRTVVEKPVLLDESSADDATEDLKDEFFGGEAKVLVTSLRGTLTEGVDYRGDRLKAAVVCGVPIINTASPRTRAVRTAYERKFGDGFTYALTVPAVRKARQALGRVIRGSDEAGIRVLVDSRYARESWDGVREFFPETEREEFQPVSPDMLSLGLDRFWQRY from the coding sequence ATGATGGCGGACTGGCGGACCATATTCGGTCACGACGAACCCTACGAGGAGCAGGAGAATGGCATCGAGACAGCCATCGATACCGCCCGCGACGATGGCTTTTCCGTCATCGAGGGGGCGTGTGGTACTGGCAAGACCATGCTGGCGCTGACAGCCGGTCTGCACCTCGTTCGCGACCCCGACAGCAGGTACGAGCGCGTGTTCGTCCTGACGAGCGTAAAACAGCAACTGCGTCAGTTCGAAACCGACCTGAAGACGATAAATTCGAACCTCCCCAACGACTGGAATCCGATTTCCGCGCTCACTCTGGTCGGAAAAGCCGACGTCTGTCCCTACAACCGCGAAAACGCGGGTGGTATCGACGATTCCACCGTCTACGACCGCTGTGAAGGGCTTCGAGAGCGAACGCGGGATATCACCGGCGAAAGCGGTGCCACGACCGCCCAAAACCTTGCCTCCCAAGCCAGAAGCCAGCAGATGGGGCTGGCCGACAGCGGCAGTCAATCGGGAGGTGCAACCTACCTCGAAACGGCGGGCGAGCCGTCGCCCTATCCACGCGAAATGCCCGAGTACAGCGACGTAGAGTACTGTCCCTTCTACGCTCAGTTTTTGGAGGACATGCCCGAAGACGGCGACCCTATCGAAGCCGTTCCCTTCGACTTCGACAGTATGGGCCTCATCGAACCCGACGACCTCGTGGCACAGTCGGTTCAGTGGGGTACCTGCCCGCATTCGATGATGGGCGCGCTGTTGAACCACGTCGAAGTCGTCGTCGGAAACTACTACCACGCCTTCGACCAGGTGACTACAGCGACGTTCACGGGCGCGCTCGTCGACGAATCCACGTTCCTCGTCTGCGACGAAGCACACATGTTGGAACCGCGGGTCCGCGACCTCGTGAGCCAATCCGTCGGCGACAAGACCCTACGCGATGCGGAGTCCGAACTCACCCGTGTCATCCAACCCGTGAAATTCGACGACAGGGATTCGAAACATACGACGGCCGATGCTGGCCTCGTTCGTTCCGAACTCGAAGACGCGGGCATCACGCTCCGCGAACTGGAAACCACGCGGGATTTCATCCGCGACCTGCGCGACGAACTCGACCGGCGGGTGACGGAGCATCTCGAACGCGAGCACCGAGGTTGGAAAGCGAACCTCACCGACCTGCAGGATGCGGAAATCCCGCTTCGTGACCCGACCGTCCCGCAACCTGACGAAATTTCGAAATGGGCCGAAACGGAGGGCTACGACGATGGGACGTGGGCACGTGCGGAGAAAGTCGGTGCTGTCGTCGCCAAAATCCTCAACGAGGCAGAAGAGGAAGACAGGGAGCGGAATGCTCTCCCGGCAGGCAGGGCACTCGGCGAATGGTATCGCAACGACCACGAGGAGTATTTCCGTGAAATCGTCCTCGAACGGACGTGGAACGACCGTGAACCCGACGATTCGTGGCGACGAGCATACAACGCACAACTCGCCATGCAGAACTGCGTCCCGAGTGATGCGATCGGCGAACAGCTCGGTGAGTTCGGCGGTGGAATTCTGATGAGTGCAACGCTCGAACCGCTCGAAATCTTTCAGGAGGTGTCCGGGTTGGTCCATCTCGAAAACGATGGCCGACCTGTGGTGGAACGAACCTACGGCTTGAACTTTCCCGAGTCGAACCGCGAGAGTTTCGCGGTTGATGCACCGAAATTCACGTACAACAATCGCGGTGCGCCGGGCGACGAAACGAGAGAGCGGCAAGTGTACGCTGATGCGATTCGGGACGTGGCACGGTCGCCCGGAAACGTCCTCGTCGGGATGCCGAACTACGCCGAAGCGACGTGGGCAGCAGAACACCTCCGAACAGTGGTCGAGAAGCCCGTTCTATTGGACGAGAGCAGTGCGGACGACGCGACGGAGGATTTGAAAGACGAGTTTTTCGGCGGTGAGGCCAAAGTGTTGGTTACGAGCCTTCGTGGAACGCTTACCGAAGGCGTCGATTATCGCGGCGACCGACTCAAAGCCGCAGTCGTCTGTGGAGTTCCGATCATCAACACCGCAAGCCCGCGAACTCGAGCGGTACGAACCGCATACGAGCGAAAGTTCGGCGACGGATTCACCTACGCGCTCACAGTTCCCGCCGTTAGAAAGGCGCGACAGGCGTTAGGACGAGTGATTCGTGGCTCCGACGAAGCAGGTATCCGCGTGTTGGTGGATAGTCGCTATGCTCGCGAATCGTGGGACGGCGTGAGGGAGTTTTTCCCCGAAACCGAGCGTGAGGAGTTTCAACCAGTCAGTCCTGATATGCTTTCGCTCGGGTTAGACCGATTTTGGCAACGGTACTGA
- a CDS encoding ABC transporter ATP-binding protein: MVDVRLSDVRKEYDGVTALKDVSFHVEDGEFFTLVGPSGCGKTTTLRAIAGFEEPTAGTVTFGPREMMDVPPEERDVGIVFQNYALFPHMSVAENVGYGLQFRDPPGAMTRNERVRSLLELVDLADFGGRDPDELSGGQQQRVALARALAPSPDVLLLDEPMSALDARLRDDLRTQVSRIQSDLGITTIYVTHDQEEALAISDRVAVIHDGRVEQVGRPEDVYRRPESRFVAEFVGENNVFSGEAVTHEIEGSLVTVDDHEFRITGTSDGRATFCVRPEALRLGGGENAFSATVEAVEFLGEAFRVHLDWNGKPVTLRVPEAPKTERVHVGFAPEDAHVIEGIASEFAEQP; the protein is encoded by the coding sequence GTGGTTGACGTTCGTCTCTCCGACGTTCGAAAGGAGTACGACGGCGTGACCGCCCTCAAAGACGTGTCGTTCCATGTCGAGGACGGCGAGTTTTTCACCCTCGTTGGACCGTCCGGATGTGGAAAGACGACCACGCTTCGTGCAATTGCCGGATTCGAGGAACCGACCGCTGGCACGGTGACGTTCGGACCTCGGGAGATGATGGACGTACCGCCGGAAGAACGCGACGTCGGCATCGTCTTCCAGAATTACGCGCTGTTCCCACACATGAGCGTCGCGGAAAACGTCGGCTACGGCCTCCAATTCCGCGACCCGCCCGGAGCGATGACGCGCAATGAGCGCGTTCGATCGCTCCTCGAACTGGTCGATCTGGCCGATTTCGGCGGTCGTGACCCCGACGAATTGTCGGGTGGTCAGCAACAGCGCGTCGCCCTCGCCCGAGCGCTCGCGCCCAGCCCCGACGTACTTCTCCTGGACGAGCCAATGAGCGCCTTGGATGCCCGTCTCCGCGACGACCTCAGAACTCAGGTCTCTCGAATCCAATCCGACCTCGGTATCACGACCATCTATGTCACTCACGATCAGGAGGAGGCGCTGGCGATAAGCGATCGCGTGGCCGTCATACACGACGGTCGCGTCGAACAAGTCGGTCGTCCGGAGGACGTGTATCGCCGTCCGGAATCCCGATTTGTCGCCGAATTCGTCGGCGAGAACAACGTCTTCTCGGGTGAGGCGGTTACACACGAAATAGAGGGGTCGTTGGTCACAGTCGATGACCACGAGTTCCGAATTACGGGTACATCGGATGGCCGCGCAACGTTCTGTGTCCGTCCTGAAGCGCTCCGACTGGGTGGCGGCGAGAACGCATTCTCGGCGACAGTCGAGGCGGTCGAATTCCTCGGTGAAGCGTTTCGCGTGCATCTCGACTGGAATGGTAAACCAGTGACGCTTCGCGTGCCTGAGGCGCCGAAAACCGAGCGAGTTCACGTCGGATTCGCTCCAGAAGATGCACACGTCATCGAGGGTATCGCATCCGAGTTTGCCGAACAGCCGTAA